The Nycticebus coucang isolate mNycCou1 chromosome 2, mNycCou1.pri, whole genome shotgun sequence genome includes a window with the following:
- the DBNDD1 gene encoding dysbindin domain-containing protein 1, producing the protein MDPPQGAGPGEIVKEVEVPQTTLGVPAHGTVDSCQSPVLEEEVGIPIPAPGLLQVTERRQPLSSVSSLEVHFDLLDLTELTDMSDQELAEVFADSDDENLTSESPAGLHPLPRAGCLRSPSWTRMRAEQNREKQSLGDPERQAAILDTFLTVEGPQED; encoded by the exons ATGGATCCCCCGCAGGGCGCTGGCCCGGGAG AGATCGTTAAGGAGGTTGAGGTCCCGCAGACCACCCTGGGTGTCCCAGCCCATGGGACAGTGGACAGCTGCCAGTCACCTGTGCTGGAAGAGGAGGTGGGCATTCCTATCCCAGCGCCAGGGCTCCTGCAGGTCACGGAGAGGAGGC AGCCCCTGAGCAGCGTCTCCTCTCTGGAGGTGCACTTTGACCTCCTGGACCTCACTGAGCTGACCGACATGTCCGACCAGGAGCTGGCCGAGGTCTTTGCTGACTCAGATGATGAGAATCTTACCAGTGAGTCCCCTGCAG GTCTGCACCCACTACCACGGGCCGGCTGCCTGCGCTCCCCCTCCTGGACAAGGATGAGGGCTGAGCAGAACCGTGAGAAGCAGTCCCTGGGTGACCCTGAGCGGCAGGCTGCAATCCTGGACACATTTCTCACAGTGGAGGGGCCCCAGGAGGACTAG